AAGATCTTGGCAACCTGATGCGTACAATGGGTTACATGCCCACTGAGATGGAACTGCTTGAACTTAGCCAAAACATCAACATGAACCGTAAGACAATGTCATCTCCTGCTGCATCTCTCCCTCCCTTTCCCTGTCTCACATATGTGCTAGCAGCTGTTATTCCCCATGTGATTTATTGCATATCTACTCGATGAGGTCTCATCTGTTTATTTAGCATGTGTTGAtcactttttcacatttttttttctctctctttatctctaaTTGTTTCTTGTTCAGTTGGAGGACAAGTAGATTTTCAGGATTTTGTTGACCTCATGGCTCCAAAGCTGTTGGCAGAAACTGCTGGAATGATTGGGCTAAAGGAGCTAAAGGAAGCATTTAGAGAGGTGAAGAATTGTTCTTTCTAAATGCAGAATTTATCTTAACCTAATTTTCCCCTCTATTTTTGGTTTCTTTCAATTTCCCTGGGGTCCAAATGTATGAGATCACATTGAAAATCTTAGATTGTAAATCTtatttaaacatggaaataaattttttttttatttttttttttaattttgaattttgaaaaagtttaaaacaaagaaacattgtgacataaaattatacatttaagattccacactatTTCTGGCTCACTAATCAAAGGTAACAAATTTgtaacattgaccatgttaaccccTTTGTTCACAAGGTCAGATTGTTTGCTTTCCATGAAATCACACAAGCTGCTGTCTGaaatattctcaaatcatgctgggagaACATGAATCATAATTTTTTGCACAAACCTGGAgttcatgccagctcgagtgtaTGCTTTTATTGACACAAAAAAGGTGTATACCAAATACAAAGAAATTctaaaattcatgttttaaaaaagaGCAAAGTAGAAGAATTTTTACTAGCAGTCTCAGACTTTGGGACCCCACTGTATTTCTAATAAAAAGCTGCATTATTGTTTGTAAAGTAAGtccttttttgtattaatttccaCCATTACTTAAAGTAGGCCTCCAGTCTGATGTCTGTTTGgctgttaaaaggatagttcacccaaaaatgaaaattctctcatcatttactctccctcatgccatcccagatgtgtatgagttaatttcttctgcagaacacaaacgaagatttttagaagaatatttcagctctgtaggtccatacaatacaagtgagtTTGTTGaaacttcaaaaagcacataaaagcagcataaaagtaatccataagactccagtggttaaacctatatctttagaagcaatatactgtaagtgtgagtgagaaacagatcaatatttcagtccttttttttactataaattctcctccctgtccagtaggtggcgatatgcacaaagaatgtgaattgccaaaaacaaaagtagtagaatgtggaagtgaaagtggagatttatagtaaaaaagaacctaaatatttatctgtttctcacccacacttatcatattgcttctgaaggcatagatttaaccactggagttttatggattacttttatgctgcctttatgtgattttgcagcttcaaaatcttggaacccattcacttgtattgtatggacctacagagctgaaatattcttctaaaaatcttcatttgtgttcagcagaagacagaaatcatacacatctggaatgacatgagggtgagtaaatgatgagagaattttcattttttggggtgaactatccctttaaattagtgTGATGTTCATATTTGTATGTTTATCTGTAGTTTGATATGGATGGTGATGGCTCTATTACCATAGAAGAACTGAAGCATGCAATGCAAAAGTTGCTGGGTGAAAACACAAACAGGAAGGAAATAGAAGCCATTGTACAAGAAGCCGACAACAATGGAGACGGAACCGTTGATtttgaaggtaaaaaaaaagcaacattcaGGCTTtcttatttatacacacacaaagagaaGAGTCATGTGCATTCAAACTGAGGAATGTGCCCCCTCATATATTTGTGCCAAGTGGATTTTCAATGCAACttccaaaaaaatgttttaataagttTTACAACTTTGATAATTAAGATGCATAATTATtgtaggtaaaaaaataaaaaaaagaagaaaaaaaagtgtttgctGTTTCAGAAATCAGGCATTGAAACAGTAAatgactgatcacactgtgaattcggcgacagtaggtcgaaaggtTTGCTGGTTTGTTCTCAGCAAAATTCGAATCACTGGCCCCCAGAGATCAAAGCCAGAAGTGTTattggggtgaaatgtccacagagcggCGCCAAAAGCAAatagtatttttagttgtaaatgatgttataTACTCAAcaggaaagcatattttattatccatatgccctaacccaagccccaaccttaaacctaaccagtcAGTGGAGTTAAGATTTAATTTAAGAGTGAAAATGTAACCACTGAATCACACTCactattgtttttttgtgaatgagattatttcctggttcctatgggaccagaacctgagcTTCAGAGGTTGCTTGCACAATTAGCTATCAGTAGAACTAGAGGGGGAAATATTTGCAGTAAAATTGATGtagaaatgtctgatgggagatgtcgCTTGAAATAATGAGGttaaatggggttgatttcagggtacatgaacttccAGAAACTAGAACTTATAATTCACTCTAAACTGAAAAGTAGTGTCATCATCTACACaagtggttcccaaactgggtGCCACTGGGAATCTCTGCTTAGTTCAATATTTTGATAGCCACAAATGCtggctgctttcaaatgctcttGGTAAAACTGTCCCTCTTGATGcaatattaatgtaaaaacaCACCCTCATAGCACTCGAAATCCATTTGACTTTTCCcaatcaaacaaaaaaagaagcaattatgaaaatgtcacagctgctcttttctatacaataaaCATGCATGGTGATCACTTCATGTCAAGTTCAGTTTTTAATTTAACTTGATATAAATCTACTTATGTCTATTTTTTATAAACCTCTTATCTTGCTTATAGTGATATAAGGTACATGGCACCACTgcaacatgcatgtaaaatgagcAAATGAGTAGTAGAATAGAGTAGTAGAAAGTAGGGGCATTTGCAGTATTCACACAGGATCTCCTTTACACTCTGTTCTAGTTTAAAACTGCCACATATCACCTGATCTATAATGGCATGTTTCCACCTTCCACATGCAGCCCTGCAAGCAAAGGGATCTTTAGACACCATCCTACTGAACTGACCTTCTTCCGTAATTGCTGAAGCTTTGAGAACTTTCTTTAATTTACTGAAGTCAGAGTAGGAAAAGTTGTTTCAGCAATTGTACCAACATTGATCAAACCATAAGGGAAACAACATCCTCTGCATACACCTGCCCTGCCTCAGTCACAGTTGGCCCAGAGGAAACTGCGGGTCATATTCGATACTAAGATCAGTGTATAGTGACCAATTTGACTTAAACATGCCATGTGTACATGCTCTCATGTGTCTCACAGAAACCTCTGCACACTTGTTGTCCGAACTTTTGCGGACAGATCCCTGATAAGAACTAGTTCTTTGTTCTTAATTTTGACCACACAGATGATGATATGATTGTCACATTAAGTGTGTTTCTAAAATGTACAGACTACAAACATTGACATATAGCACAAAACATtatcactgtaaaccctaaagttgtcattactggaaaaatcatgttttcttaattaaatattacttaaaatttcaagttttgggctcaaaactcaaatatctatgttcctttaacttatttttcttaaaaatccatagacttaagattttaagtgttaataactcaaactattgagtacaaaattgaggctatggggaattcCTACAATGCCTTGTACttgaattaaataattatttttcatggGTCATAGGGAACCTATGGGGGCATTAAACAGTAGCAATTTTGGAATGAGAACCAAAGATATCAATAATGCATTTAAGGTGTCTGTTGTCACTGTTGCTAAATAACAATTGATTATTATGATGATACTGAGAAAAAGTCCAACTATACAGTGGCTTCGATATGTTTTTGGACAATTACATCTCACTTGTGtgaatttaattgcattagatgacaaaaCATCACACCAAGTGTATTCAGCAAACAAATGATGTTAAAACTTTTTTCAgatctaacttcacttttctctgCCATTTtcacaattacttttaaccaagtAGACCCAAGTAATTTTCCCTTATTCACTTTCTTAATTTAgtctaaattatgtttaaaattgttaaatttgaaacctaacaaacttgtttttttgtCAGTTGTTTTTCTTGGatagtgtgtttgtgctatttttacttaaaataattaaaataaattttatttaataataaaattgcatatttaataatgcaaacatttttaagtattatttCACTAGacctttgcatttatgttactcaCACtctaagctcttttttttttcatctctctCCTGcagagtttgtcaaaatgatgtctaaaaattgagaatacaCCTGAGATGTTGAAGGTATACAGCAAAGAAGAAAACACCAATACCAGTATCAACCGTCAGACTTTTAATATATTCACAAACTACAGATTTATTTGGAAACAGTATTTTATACCACTTTGtgtattattgttttttctttgaGTACCACAACTACTGACTCATCCTGTAAACTATTATGATGTCATATCAGATTTATGTAACAATATTTGAGTGCATATCTGATATATATTTTCAGAATTGGATTGTGTCTTTCATTGGACATGCATACTTGAACTTTTGGGATAAAACTGAATGAAAAACACTCTGAAAGTTATTTAATTCCACATTAGGGTGTGTTGCTGTGTGCATACATGGcttaatatgttttttgttttttttgtttttttttttaatgcatgtcaTGCTTATGATATTGCTGTAATTTGATAATATAGGCTTTAGTTAATCTCATCattgaaaatgaaaaacttaatcaGTGGACTGGATCACAGTTTATTCTCTCTATTCCAGTTTAATTCCTCTAGCGCatcagtgtgtgagtgtatgtctaggtcatctgtacacacacacatacagattatGCATAGAAAATTAGtatcactgtaaaatctaattagttgaccttacttagatttttaATGCAAATGCGCTTTGCATGCTTcttctaagtaaacatacttatttggctcaagtaaactgaacttaattttttaagttaaCTACAGTAGTTACGAGTAAACTttactcatctgtgattaaagtatcattgtttatattgaattatttaaattgagttatagcaGGTCTTaaacagtataagggaaattatgactggaatctcgGTCAGACATTTGACACACTGGGTTCTCCTCATTACTTCTAAGTGCACATAAAATCTGCAATTTTGTAAAGTACAACTGAATAGAGAAAAATGGTTTAAATTTAACAGGCTTCAAGTTCACCaaaggtaacactaatcaccgtaatggtgacttcacacaaatcacagctATCTACCAGTTACAACaaaagtcataagaattaaaactatatatatatatatttctacataagttttgaccaaacatacaaaatttattcaagcgcaagggtttatgggtatcccacacacagccacaattttgtacttgataattagAGTTAGTAAAActtgaagccaaagtttaaagaatgtaAATATTTGAGATCTGAATCTAAAATGTGCCATTTCAAGTAaagtttaattaggaccactttaatgtttttattactgacaactttaggatttagagagtaatggtaatttttagataactattagtatttacagtgtatatattatGAATGAAATATTGTTCCCTTGCATAAATCTACCTGCCATTTCCTACGCAAGTTAAGAAAATTAATATTGACTAATTGACTTTGGCTTAAGCTAACAGACATTTTCTTGAATGTCATACAGATTTGAACAACATgggagtaagtaaatgatgactaaattttcattttgggatgaattATCCCTTAAATTAATCCCATTTTAGGCATGCAAGTAGGATGTTTCATAAAAAGAGGCCAGGTGTTGTTGTGAGGAGAATGACCTGTGTGAGACATTTCAAGCAGAAACTAGAGATAAGTGCTCTGTAAACTCAGCATTCTAGATTTTTCAGTTTGATCAAATAGAATGTTCTAAAATAAATCTGAAACATCTGTATAAGTGAACAACACTAAGTACCGTTCCGCATTAGACTGATAATCTCCCACACAAAGATTATTGGCGCTCGTATGGTGCATTATGGCCTGAAAATGGCATTAATGTTGCGACCTTTGGGAAACATAATAAAGGAAATACAATCAAATCCTGCAGCCTGCTAATCCTTTTAACCTCGCCAGCTGTTTTCCACGAACTCCACAGCACATTTGCTCAACTCACACTTAACTGGTGAGCCTCTATCACTGCTAAACATCTGATGCCTGATGAACGTTGCTCTTTGTGCAAATAGCATGAGTACAACAAGTTACTAGTAGGTCTTAAATATCCAAAACCTCACACTCTTAAAATGGTGCCATATATTTATTGATCACTTGACATTTGTAATTATCATGTATTAGCATATCATGTGTTCCGCGTCTAGACAGTTAGCTCAGATGATCTTCCTCTGATG
This portion of the Myxocyprinus asiaticus isolate MX2 ecotype Aquarium Trade chromosome 14, UBuf_Myxa_2, whole genome shotgun sequence genome encodes:
- the cabp5b gene encoding calcium-binding protein 5b, producing the protein MSLGPACIFLRGAKNIERPLADEEIEELREAFAEFDKDKDGLISCKDLGNLMRTMGYMPTEMELLELSQNINMNLGGQVDFQDFVDLMAPKLLAETAGMIGLKELKEAFREFDMDGDGSITIEELKHAMQKLLGENTNRKEIEAIVQEADNNGDGTVDFEEFVKMMSKN